One genomic segment of Chloroflexota bacterium includes these proteins:
- a CDS encoding zinc ribbon domain-containing protein — MPLYEYRCTACGHHFDHWFPTFQAAETEPTPPCPACGASEVRRLFSRVAVHSGSGDAPKDEEETAPAEEKPKVFGRKELNEIMEQRRSLGID; from the coding sequence ATGCCTCTATACGAGTATCGCTGCACCGCATGTGGACACCACTTCGATCACTGGTTTCCGACTTTCCAGGCGGCGGAGACGGAGCCGACGCCGCCCTGCCCGGCATGCGGCGCCTCCGAGGTCAGGCGCTTGTTCTCCCGCGTGGCGGTACACAGCGGGTCCGGGGATGCCCCAAAGGACGAGGAGGAGACGGCCCCGGCCGAGGAGAAGCCCAAGGTGTTTGGGCGCAAGGAGCTGAACGAGATCATGGAGCAGCGCCGATCGCTGGGCATCGACTGA
- a CDS encoding CDP-alcohol phosphatidyltransferase family protein, translating into MLAWLADLLTLLRVLVSVWLIWLGVSQGAQALPQAVVITLIAWVGDSLDGWLARRARQPTLLGKYDFPIDVLLTWSALVYITLSGFLPVWLTALYTLLAGIVVAVMQRKAIMILFMRPVDVTCGVVVLTSAPEARWVLAATLAGLAIVQRQRLRDRVPRWLREVIRLFLPSRPGRRARDRRRG; encoded by the coding sequence ATGTTAGCATGGCTTGCGGACTTGCTGACGCTACTGCGCGTGCTCGTATCCGTCTGGCTGATCTGGCTGGGCGTGAGCCAGGGTGCCCAAGCCCTGCCGCAGGCGGTGGTCATCACGTTGATCGCATGGGTGGGCGACTCATTGGACGGCTGGCTGGCACGCCGGGCTCGACAGCCGACGCTGCTGGGCAAATACGATTTCCCGATCGACGTGCTCCTGACGTGGAGCGCCCTGGTATACATCACGTTGAGCGGCTTCCTGCCCGTGTGGCTGACCGCCCTCTACACGCTTCTGGCCGGGATCGTCGTGGCCGTCATGCAGCGCAAGGCCATCATGATCCTCTTCATGAGGCCGGTGGATGTGACCTGCGGCGTGGTCGTGCTGACGAGCGCGCCTGAGGCGCGCTGGGTGCTCGCGGCCACGCTGGCCGGGCTGGCGATCGTCCAACGACAACGGCTGCGCGATCGGGTGCCGCGCTGGCTGCGAGAGGTGATCCGCCTTTTCCTGCCGTCGCGGCCGGGCAGAAGGGCGAGGGATCGGAGGCGAGGATAG